A single Triticum dicoccoides isolate Atlit2015 ecotype Zavitan chromosome 2A, WEW_v2.0, whole genome shotgun sequence DNA region contains:
- the LOC119357146 gene encoding tetraspanin-19-like produces MAGHAAVRSCVQTALKAANSLVGLAGMAVILYALWVLRAWSQQAADHLPAPWFIYTLLSLGIIMCLLTCSGHIAAETANSPCLSCHMIFVFLLVILEAAIAADVFLNSYWEEDFPDDPSGKFDEFKHFVRSNFDICEWVALSVVAAQALSIILAMVLRALGPENEIEYDSDDDAVPARLPLLRNKPQHGPSYGEPNSPRRIDSWHVRILDKANEQ; encoded by the exons ATGGCGGGGCACGCGGCGGTGCGTAGCTGCGTGCAGACGGCGCTCAAGGCGGCCAACTCCCTCGTGGGGCTCGCCGGGATGGCCGTCATCCTCTACGCGCTCTGGGTGCTCCGCGCCTGGTCCCAGCAGGCCGCCGACCACCTCCCCGCCCCCTG GTTTATCTACACTCTTCTCAGCCTGGGGATCATCATGTGCTTGCTGACCTGCTCGGGCCATATCGCCGCCGAAACTGCAAACAGCCCCTGCCTGTCTTGT CACATGATCTTTGTATTCTTGCTTGTGATACTGGAAGCTGCAATCGCCGCCGATGTATTTCTGAATAGCTACTGGGAGGAG GATTTCCCAGATGACCCATCCGGGAAGTTTGATGAATTCAAGCATTTCGTGAGATCAAATTTTGACATATGTGAATGGGTAGCCCTCTCGGTGGTCGCTGCTCAG GCGCTATCAATCATTCTTGCAATGGTACTTAGGGCCCTTGGCCCCGAAAATGAAATCGAATACGACAGTGACGATGATGCAGTGCCCGCAAGGCTGCCTCTCCTAAGGAACAAGCCCCAGCATGGTCCAAGCTATGGCGAACCTAACTCACCTCGCAGGATTGATTCATGGCATGTGCGAATCTTAGACAAG GCCAACGAACAATAA
- the LOC119357147 gene encoding mevalonate kinase-like: MEIRARAPGKIILAGEHAVVHGSSAVAAAIDLYTQSSLHLPPPGDGGAGGEVEVDLTDSGLAFSWPCSRLLEALGETCRKAELQAPRPCSPEELASIARLVELHEIPEAKIWLSAGLSAFLYLYTSILGCRPGKVVVSSGLPMGAGLGSSAAFSVSLSGALLTAAGVVCAEGAVDGTEWRLLGKDHLELVNTWAFQGEKIIHGKPSGIDNAVSTFGSMIKFKKGELTNLKSGNPVKMLITDTRVGRNTKALVAGVSERASRHPDAMASVFHAVNTISEELSSIVELAATDEIAMTSKEEKLAELMEMNQGLLQCMGVSHSSIETVLRSTLKYNLVSKLTGAGGGGCVLTLIPTLLSKLVLEKVTTELESHGFRCFKVEVGGQGLQIHQG; the protein is encoded by the exons ATGGAGATCCGCGCCCGCGCGCCCGGCAAGATCATCCTCGCCGGCGAGCACGCCGTCGTCCACGGctcctccgccgtcgccgccgccatcgacctCTACACGCAGTCCTCCCTCCACCTGCCCCCGCCAG GGGATGGCGGCGCCGGCGGGGAGGTGGAGGTCGACCTGACGGACTCGGGCCTCGCCTTCTCCTGGCCATGCTCGCGCCTCCTCGAGGCGCTGGGGGAGACCTGCCGCAAGGCGGAGCTGCAGGCCCCGAGGCCCTGCTCCCCGGAGGAGCTGGCCTCCATTGCCAGGCTCGTGGAGCTGCACGAGATACCCGAGGCCAAGATCTGGCTCTCCGCAGGCCTCTCCGCGTTCCTCTACCTCTACACTTCCATCCTGGG GTGTAGGCCTGGGAAGGTCGTGGTGAGCTCGGGTCTGCCGATGGGCGCGGGGCTTGGTTCGTCGGCCGCGTTCTCCGTGTCGTTGTCGGGCGCGCTGCTGACGGCGGCAGGAGTGGTTTGCGCTGAGGGCGCCGTCGACGGAACAGAGTGGCGGTTGTTGGGGAAGGATCATCTTGAGCTGGTTAACACGTGGGCGTTCCAGGGGGAAAAGATTATTCATGGCAAGCCTTCTGGCATTGACAACGCTGTCAGCACTTTTG GGAGCATGATCAAATTCAAGAAGGGAGAATTGACAAACCTCAAATCTGGCAATCCAGTCAAAATGCTCATTACTGATACAAGGGTTGGTAGGAACACCAAGGCTCTGGTTGCTGGTGTGTCTGAAAGAGCATCTAGGCATCCCGATGCTATGGCTTCCGTCTTCCATGCAGTGAACACCATTAGTGAAGAGCTTTCCAGCATTGTCGAGTTAGCTGCCACTGATGAGATAGCCATGACCTCAAAGGAAGAAAAGCTAGCAGAACTCATGGAGATGAACCAAGGTTTGCTCCAGTGCATGGGAGTCAGCCATTCCTCTATAGAAACCGTGCTGCGCTCGACATTGAAGTATAACTTGGTCTCGAAGCTCACCGGAGCTGGTGGTGGAGGCTGTGTTTTGACGTTGATACCAACTC TATTGTCCAAGTTAGTTTTGGAGAAGGTCACCACGGAGCTAGAATCGCATGGTTTCCGCTGCTTCAAAGTCGAGGTCGGTGGACAAGGTCTTCAGATTCACCAAGGATAA